From the genome of Vitis riparia cultivar Riparia Gloire de Montpellier isolate 1030 chromosome 2, EGFV_Vit.rip_1.0, whole genome shotgun sequence, one region includes:
- the LOC117926594 gene encoding 60S ribosomal protein L37a — MTKRTKKAGIVGKYGTRYGASLRKQIKKMEVSQHSKYFCEFCGKYAVKRKAVGIWGCKDCGKVKAGGAYTLNTASAVTVRSTIRRLREQTES; from the exons ATG ACTAAGCGAACAAAGAAGGCTGGTATTGTTGGGAAATATG GTACCCGTTATGGAGCTAGTCTGCGTAAGCAGATTAAGAAGATGGAGGTTAGTCAGCATAGCAAATACTTCTGTGAATTTTGTGGAAAGTATGCAGTGaa GAGGAAAGCTGTAGGGATCTGGGGCTGCAAGGATTGTGGCAAAGTAAAAGCAGGCGGAGCCTATACTTTGAA CACTGCTAGTGCTGTAACTGTCAGGAGTACCATTCGGAGGCTGAGGGAGCAAACTGAGAGTTGA
- the LOC117930446 gene encoding SNF2 domain-containing protein CLASSY 3-like yields MDWERRKLWRKSMDFSSPVAKRTRLQEALVYRRLYEEKKRNAGVSSSGSHNDDGVEFLGEAGVFDSVQKFVAESDGKNSDRKNSGRKKNGGENSGEDVTDVVSISDDSEASDYEEEEDDDDDDDYIVDPTIDRDERGNQASKLGKKKVELGTSSHPFCVDVDEGQGEGDGDGEGEEEWEEEEEEEEEEEEGRDSSSGHAEFPKTIGRKDKGELGKHTKRKRIRALKHCDALKILVDSIWAKNSGLLEELVSPRGSDSIEETEPAFTELPLKFKFGVDESIPLGKSQPEIGMNQLWAEFDFVLRSAEIGSKETNVDGEEDFVSAEVEIDQAVLCHQGNHQLVLDEQIGMTCSFCSFVQLEIKYILPSFSRNPWGRSEKGNAEEVDCNSIFDELQFQKPGCGSQSGSDHGLHPEGTVWDIIPGIRNSMYRHQCEGFEFIWKNVAGGIYLDELKRSSFSDGGSGCIISHAPGTGKTRLTIVFLQTYMELYPACRPVIIAPRTMLLTWEEEFKKWNVDIPFHNLNKLEYSGKENITALNFLRRISHQGQSAKSIRMVKLYSWKKDRSILGISYTLFEKLAGERVLADQENKKIKVQDYTKVQVRKILLELPGLLVLDEGHTPRNEQSLIWKALSKIDTERRIILSGTPFQNNFKELYNTLCLVRPKFADRIAVEQYGGFRGKRGRKSNVARGKWDLLTSSIGKIADDKVEELRAMIEPFVHIHKGTILQENLPGLKDSVVVLQPSDLQRRLLESIREKKNPLELGYLVSLISVHPSLLPSDERKLFFDQTKLEKLKLNPDIGVKTKFLMAFIRFSETMNEKVLVFSQFLDPLTYLMDQLKHHFHWIVGKEVLYMDGQRDVKQRQSSINTFNDPASQVRVLLASTKACSEGISLVGASRVILLDVVWNPSVERQAISRAYRLGQRKVVYIYHLLTSGTMEEEKYCRQAKKDRLSELVFSSKDKTSAGNKISSTVSEDKILEEMVQHNKLKDMFDKIINQPKESNLIETFGLVDI; encoded by the exons ATGG ACTGGGAAAGACGGAAACTTTGGCGGAAGAGTATGGATTTCTCTTCGCCGGTAGCGAAAAGGACGCGGCTTCAGGAAGCCCTAGTCTACAGGAGGTTGTATGAGGAGAAGAAGAGGAATGCGGGTGTGTCGAGTAGTGGGAGTCACAATGACGATGGTGTTGAGTTTTTGGGTGAGGCGGGGGTTTTTGATTCTGTACAGAAATTTGTTGCTGAGTCAGATGGGAAGAATAGTGATAGAAAGAATAGTGGTAGGAAGAAGAATGGCGGGGAAAACAGTGGCGAGGATGTTACTGATGTAGTTTCCATTTCAGATGACTCAGAGGCCTCTGACTAcgaggaggaggaggatgatgatgatgatgatgactatATAGTGGATCCTACCATTGACAGAGACGAAAGAGGAAATCAAGCTTCAAAATTAGGGAAAAAGAAAGTGGAACTTGGAACTTCCAGTCATCCATTTTGTGTTGATGTTGATGAGGGTCAGGGTGAgggtgatggtgatggtgagGGTGAGGAGGAATGggaggaagaggaggaagaagaggaggaggaggaggaggggcGTGATTCCTCATCTGGGCATGCTGAATTCCCAAAAACTATTGGTAGAAAAGATAAAGGGGAGTTAGGGAAACACACCAAGAGAAAGCGAATCCGTGCACTGAAACATTGCGATGCTTTGAAGATTCTTGTGGATTCCATTTGGGCAAAGAATAGCGGGCTTCTGGAAGAACTGGTTTCTCCTAGAGGCAGTGATTCCATCGAAGAGACAGAGCCTGCTTTTACGGAGCTTCCGTTAAAATTCAAGTTTGGAGTGGATGAGTCAATACCATTGGGGAAGTCCCAACCCGAGATAGGAATGAATCAACTTTGGGCTGAGTTTGATTTTGTTCTTAGATCGGCTGAAATCGGCTCCAAGGAAACTAATGTG GATGGCGAAGAGGACTTTGTATCTGCAGAGGTTGAAATTGATCAAGCTGTCCTTTGTCATCAAGGGAATCATCAGCTTGTTCTTGATGAACAAATTGGAATGACATGcagtttttgttcttttgttcaACTGGAGATCAAGTACATCTTACCATCGTTT AGTAGAAATCCTTGGGGCAGATCAGAGAAGGGGAATGCAGAAGAAGTGGACTGTAACTCCATTTTTGATGAGCTTCAGTTCCAGAAACCTGGTTGTGGTTCTCAGTCTGGTTCTGATCATGGCCTTCATCCTGAAGGCACGGTTTGGGACATTATTCCTGGTATTAGAAATAGTATGTACAGACATCAATGTGAAGGTTTTGAATTCATTTGGAAGAATGTGGCTGGAGGCATTTACCTTGATGAGTTGAAAAGATCATCCTTTTCTGATGGTGGCAGTGGCTGCATTATATCGCATGCTCCTGGTACAGGAAAGACCCGTTTAACCATAGTCTTTCTCCAGACATACATGGAGCTTTATCCTGCATGCAGGCCAGTCATCATTGCTCCTCGCACCATGCTCCTTACATGGGAAGAAGAATTCAAGAAATGGAATGTTGATATTCCATTTCATAATCTGAACAAGCTAGAGTACTCTGGAAAGGAAAATATAACTGCTTTGAATTTTCTGAGGAGGATTAGCCATCAGGGACAAAGTGCAAAATCTATTCGTATGGTAAAGTTGTATTCATGGAAAAAGGATCGAAGCATCCTGGGGATCAGCTACACACTATTTGAAAAACTTGCTGGAGAACGAGTTCTTGCTGaccaagaaaataagaaaattaaagtacAGGATTACACTAAAGTGCAGGTAAGAAAAATCCTCCTCGAGCTTCCTGGTCTTTTAGTGCTTGATGAGGGGCACACACCTCGCAATGAACAAAGTCTTATCTGGAAGGCTTTGTCAAAAATTGACACAGAAAGGCGCATCATCCTCTCAGGAACTCCTTTCCAGAATAATTTTAAGGAGCTTTATAATACACTCTGCTTGGTGAGACCGAAGTTTGCTGACAGGATCGCTGTTGAACAGTATGGAGGCTTTCGTGGTAAGCGTGGGAGGAAAAGTAATGTAGCAAGAGGGAAATGGGATTTATTGACCAGTTCCATTGGCAAAATTGCCGATGATAAAGTAGAGGAACTAAGAGCCATGATCGAACCCTTTGTTCATATACACAAAGGCACAATACTTCAAGAAAATCTTCCAGGGTTGAAGGACTCCGTTGTTGTTTTACAACCATCTGATTTGCAGAGGAGGCTCCTTGAAAGCATTCGAGAAAAAAAGAACCCACTTGAACTGGGGTATTTAGTGTCCTTGATATCTGTACATCCCTCGCTGTTGCCCTCTGATgaaagaaaactgttttttgacCAGACTAAGTTAGAAAAGCTTAAATTGAATCCTGATATTGGTGTCAAAACAAAATTCCTGATGGCATTTATCAGGTTTAGTGAGACCATGAATGAGAAGGTTTTGGTCTTCAGTCAATTTTTAGATCCGTTGACCTATTTAATGGACCAACTTAAACATCATTTCCATTGGATTGTGGGAAAGGAGGTGTTGTACATGGATGGACAGCGTGATGTAAAGCAGCGCCAGTCCTCAATTAATACTTTCAACGATCCAGCCAGCCAAGTAAGGGTATTACTTGCATCAACAAAGGCTTGCTCTGAAGGGATCAGCCTGGTTGGTGCTTCTAGGGTCATTTTGCTTGACGTTGTTTGGAATCCATCAGTGGAAAGACAAGCTATTAGCAGGGCATACAGGCTTGGGCAGAGAAAAGTGGTGTACATATACCATCTGCTTACATCAGGGACAATGGAAGAGGAGAAGTACTGTCGACAAGCTAAGAAAGACCGACTATCTGAGTTGGTGTTTTCTTCTAAGGACAAGACTAGTGCTGGGAACAAAATTTCATCCACAGTTTCAGAAGATAAAATTTTGGAAGAGATGGTCCAGCACAACAAGTTGAAAGATATGTTTGATAAGATAATAAACCAAccaaaagaatcaaatttaattGAAACTTTTGGTTTGGTGGATATCTAG